A portion of the Bacillus thuringiensis genome contains these proteins:
- a CDS encoding sulfite exporter TauE/SafE family protein has product MEYIMLLFIGLIAGTVGSLVGLGGGIIIVPLLIGLHSLSPQLAVGTSMVTVVFTGLSSTLTYMKHKRVDYKSGLILFIGSGPGGIIGSWANKFLNQDTFSLYFGIFLIFVSILLMLRDKLKPLSLSNTSVIKRSFTDNDGNTVHYQFPPFLAIFIAFIVGFISGLFGIGGGALLVPAMMLLFAFPAHIAVATSMFIVFLSAIVSSATHISLGNVSWIYALILIPGAWIGGKIGAYINTKLSGNAVINLLRITLIILGTRLIIISLL; this is encoded by the coding sequence TTGGAATACATCATGTTACTTTTCATCGGACTAATCGCCGGGACAGTCGGCAGCCTAGTTGGGCTTGGAGGCGGAATTATTATTGTTCCGTTATTAATTGGATTACACAGTTTATCACCACAACTTGCAGTAGGGACTTCTATGGTAACAGTCGTTTTTACAGGGCTATCTTCCACCCTTACTTACATGAAGCATAAACGAGTAGATTATAAAAGTGGACTTATTTTATTTATCGGAAGCGGCCCTGGTGGTATTATCGGATCATGGGCAAATAAATTTTTAAACCAAGACACATTTTCTTTATACTTTGGGATTTTCCTTATATTCGTCTCAATTCTACTTATGCTTCGAGACAAATTAAAACCTCTTTCCCTCTCAAATACGTCTGTAATTAAGCGTTCTTTTACAGATAATGATGGAAATACTGTACACTATCAATTCCCACCGTTTCTTGCTATCTTTATTGCCTTTATAGTTGGGTTTATATCTGGGTTATTTGGAATTGGTGGCGGTGCCTTACTTGTTCCAGCAATGATGCTTCTTTTTGCATTCCCAGCACATATTGCAGTAGCAACTTCAATGTTCATCGTATTTCTATCAGCAATTGTAAGTTCTGCAACTCACATCTCACTTGGAAATGTCAGCTGGATTTATGCATTAATCCTTATTCCTGGTGCATGGATCGGCGGAAAAATCGGGGCTTACATTAATACAAAACTGAGTGGTAACGCCGTAATTAATTTATTACGTATTACGTTAATTATTCTTGGAACTAGATTAATCATTATTTCCCTTTTATAA
- a CDS encoding transglycosylase domain-containing protein — protein MKLKNTHFKKMLEWFNKRKKLRNSLIVLGSVLVTLFIAVNIIISIQDISELKQAVPQPTLIYDANNEVATKLASSKTEGVKRKDIPDIMVQAIVAVEDKEFFNHHGIYYSGIISAVFKNITAGEVVAGGSTITQQLAKNVFLTQDRTFSRKIKEYFLTKKIERTYTKDEIIEMYMNQIYFGEGAWGIKRAAKSYFDKDVKDLSISEAATIAGLIKAPSAYSPYKNFNKSIERRNVVLSLMKEQGYISEEQYNKEKESGLVLKRGVDDKYKGKYSQYVDYIVREAMDKYELTQNEILAGGYRIYTELDPKKQQAVEDVVNNDSYFKDSGSDQLMQTGVVLINPKTGGVPALVGGRGPYQFLQFNHATQLKRQPGSTLKPLAVYVPALEQGYEVYDILKDEPFHIKEYEPKNSDQAFHGNVTMYEAVAKSYNVSAVWLLEQIGLDKGLKSLERFGIPLVPEDRTYPIALGGMHVGTSPFVMAQAYSTFANDGVQVEAHAIREVQNAEGEIIGKWYKKETRVTSEKIAQKMTYLLKGVVEKGTGEKAKVNNVDTAGKTGTTQLVNGPSVGAKDSWFVGYTPDLVGAIWVGYDKTDSEHYVPGGSQITTTMFRDIMKKANANPAQKAFQLSLISEADYKKQLQTIEEEKRRKEEEKRRQEEEQQRKKEQQEWFDKVKEWIPSLW, from the coding sequence ATGAAATTGAAGAACACTCATTTTAAAAAAATGCTTGAGTGGTTCAATAAGAGGAAGAAACTTCGTAATTCATTAATTGTATTGGGAAGTGTACTCGTTACTCTATTTATTGCTGTAAATATAATAATTTCCATTCAAGACATATCTGAATTAAAACAAGCTGTTCCACAACCGACTTTAATTTATGATGCAAATAATGAGGTCGCAACTAAATTAGCTTCTTCGAAAACAGAAGGCGTTAAAAGAAAAGATATTCCTGATATTATGGTTCAGGCAATTGTTGCAGTAGAAGATAAGGAATTTTTTAACCATCATGGTATTTATTATAGTGGAATTATAAGTGCAGTTTTTAAAAATATTACAGCAGGAGAAGTTGTAGCAGGGGGAAGTACAATTACACAGCAGCTCGCGAAGAATGTATTTCTGACACAAGATCGTACATTTTCTCGTAAAATAAAGGAATACTTTTTAACGAAAAAAATAGAACGTACTTATACAAAAGATGAAATTATTGAAATGTATATGAATCAAATCTATTTTGGAGAAGGTGCTTGGGGGATAAAAAGGGCAGCTAAATCGTATTTTGATAAAGATGTAAAAGATTTATCAATTTCAGAAGCTGCAACGATTGCGGGCTTAATTAAAGCGCCGTCTGCGTATTCGCCTTATAAAAACTTTAATAAATCAATTGAACGACGTAATGTCGTATTAAGTTTAATGAAGGAACAAGGATATATTTCTGAAGAACAATACAATAAAGAAAAAGAGTCAGGCCTTGTATTAAAACGTGGGGTTGATGATAAATATAAAGGTAAATACTCCCAATATGTAGACTATATAGTTAGGGAAGCGATGGATAAGTATGAATTAACACAAAATGAAATTTTAGCAGGTGGTTATCGTATTTATACAGAGCTTGATCCGAAAAAACAACAAGCTGTAGAAGATGTTGTGAATAATGATAGTTATTTTAAAGATAGTGGCTCAGATCAACTTATGCAAACGGGTGTAGTCCTTATAAATCCCAAAACAGGCGGTGTTCCAGCTTTAGTTGGGGGGAGAGGACCATATCAGTTTTTACAATTTAATCATGCTACGCAATTAAAAAGACAGCCAGGTTCAACATTAAAGCCTCTAGCTGTATATGTACCTGCTTTAGAACAAGGGTATGAAGTATACGATATATTAAAGGATGAACCATTTCATATTAAAGAATATGAACCGAAAAATAGTGATCAGGCTTTTCATGGTAATGTGACAATGTATGAAGCGGTAGCAAAGTCGTATAATGTTTCTGCTGTGTGGTTATTAGAGCAAATAGGATTAGATAAAGGATTGAAATCTTTAGAGCGATTTGGTATTCCATTAGTACCAGAAGACCGTACGTATCCAATTGCTTTAGGTGGGATGCATGTAGGGACATCTCCATTTGTAATGGCCCAAGCATATAGTACATTCGCTAATGATGGGGTTCAAGTAGAGGCTCATGCAATTAGAGAAGTTCAAAATGCTGAAGGGGAAATAATAGGAAAATGGTATAAAAAAGAGACACGAGTGACGAGTGAAAAAATTGCTCAAAAGATGACGTATTTATTAAAAGGTGTAGTCGAAAAGGGAACAGGTGAAAAAGCGAAAGTTAATAATGTTGATACAGCAGGAAAGACAGGGACTACTCAACTTGTAAATGGTCCGAGCGTAGGAGCGAAGGACTCGTGGTTTGTAGGATACACACCAGATTTAGTAGGTGCGATTTGGGTGGGATATGACAAAACAGATAGCGAGCATTATGTGCCAGGTGGTAGTCAAATTACGACGACGATGTTCCGGGACATCATGAAAAAAGCAAATGCAAACCCAGCCCAAAAAGCGTTCCAATTGTCGTTAATATCTGAGGCGGACTATAAAAAACAATTGCAAACAATTGAAGAAGAAAAGAGAAGAAAAGAAGAAGAAAAGAGAAGGCAAGAAGAGGAACAACAAAGGAAAAAAGAACAGCAAGAGTGGTTTGATAAAGTGAAAGAGTGGATTCCATCATTATGGTGA
- a CDS encoding Gly-Xaa-Xaa repeat protein yields MNNKNKGKVFYGNDCCEVRACSYINISKSELKEFVRLLQVLGQAIQAVFQNHSQVNINNLIDVLNNLQKFLNCLDLSPAQKQIGNSIIANLLTILKTTPFSCGALYVELQSLLNYLLYIAKLFKIDCCAIDNLVKLISEIQAILVRYGSGCLGGGTTGATGATGPQGPAGAQGPAGAQGATGAQGPQGAQGPAGAQGAQGIQGPAGAQGATGAQGPAGAQGATGAQGPAGAQGATGAQGPAGAQGATGAQGPAGAQGATGAQGPAGAQGATGAQGPAGAQGATGAQGATGATGPAGTPIPITTAVLGNTNAQTVSPGSNIQFNETFELTNLSFNGSDTLTVLETGVYDINFSASTTFPGSSPFGFGLSFNGQPPSRNFSTNVIGSAVSFSTIITLTAGTTISVQPTANTISIPNTGETTAVLTVFRIY; encoded by the coding sequence ATGAACAATAAAAATAAAGGAAAAGTATTTTATGGTAATGATTGTTGCGAAGTAAGAGCTTGTAGTTATATCAACATCTCTAAGTCCGAACTTAAAGAATTTGTTAGACTTCTTCAAGTTCTTGGCCAAGCTATTCAAGCTGTCTTTCAAAACCATTCTCAAGTTAATATCAATAACTTGATTGATGTCCTAAATAACCTACAGAAATTCCTTAATTGCTTAGATTTGTCTCCTGCACAAAAACAAATCGGAAATTCTATTATTGCTAACCTATTAACTATTTTAAAAACAACACCTTTCTCATGCGGAGCATTATACGTTGAACTACAAAGCCTGCTTAATTATTTATTGTATATCGCTAAGTTATTCAAAATTGATTGCTGTGCTATCGATAATCTCGTTAAACTCATTTCAGAAATTCAAGCTATCTTAGTTCGATATGGATCTGGTTGCCTAGGTGGAGGAACTACTGGCGCTACTGGCGCTACTGGACCTCAAGGACCCGCTGGTGCTCAAGGTCCGGCGGGTGCTCAAGGCGCTACTGGTGCTCAAGGACCTCAAGGTGCTCAAGGACCAGCAGGTGCTCAAGGTGCTCAAGGTATTCAAGGTCCGGCGGGTGCTCAAGGTGCTACTGGTGCCCAAGGTCCAGCGGGTGCTCAAGGCGCTACTGGTGCTCAAGGTCCAGCGGGCGCTCAAGGTGCTACTGGTGCTCAAGGTCCGGCGGGCGCTCAAGGTGCTACTGGTGCTCAAGGTCCAGCGGGCGCTCAAGGTGCTACTGGTGCTCAAGGTCCAGCGGGTGCTCAAGGCGCTACTGGTGCTCAAGGTCCAGCGGGCGCTCAAGGTGCTACTGGTGCTCAAGGTGCTACTGGCGCAACAGGACCAGCAGGTACTCCGATCCCTATAACTACAGCTGTCTTAGGTAACACAAATGCACAAACAGTATCACCAGGAAGCAATATACAATTCAATGAAACATTCGAATTAACAAACCTCTCCTTTAACGGCTCTGATACTCTAACTGTTTTAGAAACTGGTGTATACGATATTAACTTCTCCGCATCTACAACATTCCCAGGCTCTTCACCATTTGGTTTCGGTCTTTCATTTAATGGCCAACCACCTAGTCGTAATTTTTCAACTAACGTTATCGGTAGTGCGGTTTCTTTCTCAACGATTATTACTTTAACAGCTGGTACAACAATCTCTGTACAACCTACAGCAAATACTATCTCTATTCCAAATACAGGTGAAACAACTGCAGTACTAACCGTCTTCCGAATTTACTAA
- a CDS encoding ATP-binding protein: MLPNDATVFHEKRIEELENKVRFYEELVNQLPHHFTYKNPHIGLQIKKTRTTHSIQEIPKENKDANFQLTCDSLFLFEQLEKHFVHIFDAFSHHVTFVDNKGNITLCNQVAADDFGVIRNDIIGKPIQQLLNLPEEKIKAIETLRTGTEIYNEEVLDKNYGIINNRIIRDYNGEIFRVISVFHYLNTERDAEKFSLAGRIAAGIAHEVRNPLTTVRGYLQFLQESVSPSNKELFKNLLIPELDRANNIITKFLAISKTREFTREPFPINTFLRDYIQQLLASEVFLHNISIDYNFSNELDDILVNIDRHELVQVFLNLFQNAVDAQGEKPLSIQITSYRLDNFVRITFTDNGIGIPPAIQEYIFDPFFSTKDSGTGLGLSVTKKIIQNHNGTLKMTSAPDGTTFTISIPILPKVNREAINL; encoded by the coding sequence ATGCTTCCAAACGATGCTACTGTATTTCATGAAAAACGAATTGAAGAACTAGAAAATAAAGTACGTTTTTATGAAGAACTTGTGAATCAATTACCACATCATTTCACATACAAAAATCCACATATTGGTTTACAAATAAAGAAAACCAGAACAACTCATTCCATTCAAGAAATACCAAAAGAGAATAAAGACGCTAATTTTCAACTTACTTGTGATTCATTATTTTTATTTGAACAACTTGAAAAACACTTTGTTCATATTTTTGATGCTTTTTCACATCATGTAACCTTTGTCGATAATAAAGGGAATATTACTTTATGTAATCAAGTTGCCGCAGATGATTTCGGTGTAATACGCAATGATATTATTGGAAAACCAATTCAACAATTACTAAACTTGCCGGAAGAAAAAATCAAAGCAATTGAAACATTAAGAACCGGAACAGAAATATATAATGAAGAAGTTTTAGACAAAAACTATGGCATTATAAATAACCGAATTATTCGTGATTATAACGGTGAGATTTTTAGAGTTATTAGTGTCTTTCATTATTTAAATACAGAACGTGATGCAGAGAAGTTTTCGTTAGCAGGACGAATCGCAGCTGGAATTGCACACGAAGTACGAAATCCTCTTACAACAGTACGCGGATACTTACAATTTTTACAAGAAAGTGTTTCTCCATCAAATAAAGAGTTATTTAAAAACTTGCTTATCCCTGAATTAGATCGTGCAAATAATATTATTACAAAATTTTTAGCGATTTCAAAAACACGTGAATTTACAAGAGAACCGTTTCCCATCAATACATTTTTACGCGACTATATTCAACAGTTACTAGCTAGTGAAGTCTTCTTGCATAACATTTCAATTGATTATAACTTTTCTAATGAATTAGATGATATTTTAGTCAATATTGATCGACATGAACTTGTTCAAGTATTTTTAAACCTATTTCAAAATGCCGTCGATGCTCAAGGCGAAAAACCTCTTTCTATTCAAATCACTAGTTATCGCCTAGATAACTTCGTTCGGATTACTTTCACAGATAACGGAATTGGTATTCCTCCAGCTATTCAAGAATATATCTTTGATCCATTCTTCTCAACGAAGGATTCGGGAACAGGACTAGGCTTGTCAGTAACAAAAAAAATCATTCAAAATCATAACGGTACGCTCAAAATGACTAGTGCTCCAGACGGCACAACCTTCACTATCTCTATTCCGATTTTACCTAAAGTAAATCGTGAAGCAATTAACTTATAA
- a CDS encoding sensor histidine kinase, which translates to MKNRSIVFKLFLLTSTLFTIIFLLFFLGQSLFLEKFYINKKVKTVQTAFEKFVDNYDKSDKSYEKVRKLKQEFHDKTNADMQFLDSNGIIKSDNNYYIDVYNPNDTKQYSIPLNNLLTPEEYNKFENLGLKKDVIINVDGVVQENNIITPQKLGTNYNQWQNEHFYSDFQSINGNPSKNRLGSRYKSTTRIVFTGVITKLQLPSKAEVRLANDIETLQAVQYFADIIRDGTSNSNQLNTFILDGGENIKNSIFVKPIMENGKITEYAFAIASLQPVNEAMLVLKDYYVYALIIVFLVIILLSFYYSKIIVKPLIKMNRVTKKMANFDFSEKLPITADDEIGGLSGSINTLSVNLKDRIDRLNVANTKLQQDIERERQLEKTRKEFISGVSHELKTPLSVIRSFAEGIKDGVSKDTSYYTDVILEETENMNRLIVEMLELAKLESGTYKLDMTTFSIGELTQQVYTKLLFSMEEKHLQVNVDADPSILVKANRSRIEQVVVNLLSNAIRYTPDGEKIQVSIIEAEDTVKVEIENTGNPIPEESLEKIWDRFYRLDASRSRHTGGTGLGLSIVKNILDLHHAEYGVYNTTNSVVFYFNLQKVKEVK; encoded by the coding sequence GTGAAAAACAGAAGTATCGTCTTTAAACTATTTTTATTAACATCAACTTTATTTACAATCATATTCCTACTTTTTTTCCTAGGACAATCTCTATTTTTAGAGAAATTTTATATTAATAAAAAAGTAAAAACAGTCCAAACTGCTTTTGAAAAATTCGTAGATAATTATGACAAAAGTGATAAAAGTTATGAAAAAGTTAGAAAACTAAAACAAGAATTTCATGATAAAACAAATGCCGATATGCAGTTTTTGGATTCTAACGGTATTATTAAAAGTGATAACAATTACTATATCGATGTATATAATCCCAACGATACTAAACAGTATTCCATTCCACTCAATAATCTTTTAACACCAGAAGAATATAATAAATTCGAAAATTTAGGTTTAAAAAAAGATGTAATAATCAATGTTGATGGAGTCGTACAAGAAAATAATATAATCACACCACAAAAATTAGGAACGAATTACAATCAATGGCAAAACGAACATTTCTATTCGGATTTCCAGTCAATTAATGGTAACCCTTCTAAGAATAGACTTGGGAGCCGATACAAATCTACAACTCGCATCGTCTTTACAGGTGTTATAACTAAGTTACAGCTCCCATCCAAAGCTGAGGTTCGTCTTGCAAATGATATTGAAACATTACAAGCCGTTCAATATTTTGCAGATATTATTAGAGATGGTACTTCTAACTCGAACCAATTAAACACTTTCATATTAGATGGCGGAGAAAATATAAAAAATAGTATCTTTGTAAAGCCTATTATGGAAAACGGAAAGATTACAGAATACGCTTTTGCGATAGCATCTTTGCAGCCTGTTAATGAAGCGATGCTCGTTTTAAAAGATTATTATGTTTATGCCTTAATCATCGTGTTTCTCGTTATTATTTTGTTATCCTTCTACTACTCAAAAATCATTGTTAAGCCATTAATTAAAATGAATCGTGTTACAAAAAAAATGGCTAATTTTGATTTCAGCGAGAAATTACCTATTACAGCCGACGATGAAATTGGCGGGCTTTCCGGCAGTATCAATACATTATCTGTAAATTTAAAAGATCGAATCGATCGATTAAATGTTGCCAATACAAAGTTACAACAAGATATTGAACGTGAACGTCAATTAGAGAAAACAAGAAAAGAATTCATTTCTGGCGTATCACACGAATTAAAAACACCTCTAAGTGTAATTAGAAGTTTTGCAGAAGGAATTAAAGATGGTGTTAGTAAAGATACATCGTATTATACTGATGTTATTTTAGAAGAAACAGAAAATATGAACAGGCTGATTGTTGAAATGTTAGAATTAGCAAAGTTAGAATCTGGTACTTACAAACTAGATATGACGACGTTCTCAATCGGTGAATTAACGCAACAAGTCTATACAAAATTATTATTTAGCATGGAAGAAAAGCATTTACAAGTGAACGTCGATGCAGACCCTTCTATACTTGTTAAAGCAAATCGTAGTCGTATTGAGCAAGTAGTTGTGAACTTACTAAGTAATGCAATTCGTTATACGCCAGATGGAGAAAAAATACAAGTCTCCATTATAGAAGCAGAAGATACCGTAAAAGTCGAAATCGAAAATACAGGAAACCCTATCCCTGAAGAAAGTCTTGAAAAAATTTGGGATCGCTTCTATCGTCTAGATGCATCTCGTAGCCGTCACACCGGAGGTACCGGTCTCGGATTATCTATTGTAAAAAACATTTTAGACCTCCATCATGCCGAGTACGGTGTGTATAATACGACTAACAGTGTTGTATTCTATTTCAATTTACAAAAAGTAAAAGAAGTCAAATAA
- a CDS encoding DUF47 domain-containing protein: MVFKSKKDKFSEMLMNVSENLKEGAQFFVEYKIKNASDLKEFSMRMKEYESKGDSFIHEIIMELNKAFITPIEREDILQLAMSMDDVLDGLDHSAGLFEMYSITEADEYMIKFVEAINQCAIEIANSVELLSKKKLVDIRTNAIKIKDYESQCDDIRRHAIKHLFSREKDPIKIIQFKEIYEELEEVADSCQSVANVLETIIMKNA, encoded by the coding sequence ATGGTCTTTAAATCAAAAAAAGATAAATTTTCTGAAATGTTAATGAATGTTTCAGAAAATTTAAAAGAAGGCGCGCAATTTTTCGTGGAGTATAAAATTAAAAATGCTAGCGATTTAAAAGAGTTTTCTATGCGCATGAAAGAGTATGAGTCAAAAGGTGACTCATTTATTCACGAAATCATTATGGAGCTAAACAAAGCGTTTATTACTCCGATTGAACGTGAAGACATCCTACAACTTGCAATGAGTATGGATGATGTATTAGACGGATTAGATCACAGTGCTGGTCTGTTCGAAATGTATTCTATTACAGAAGCTGATGAATACATGATTAAATTCGTAGAAGCAATTAATCAATGTGCAATTGAAATTGCAAATTCTGTTGAACTACTGTCTAAAAAGAAGTTAGTCGACATTCGTACGAACGCGATCAAGATTAAGGATTACGAATCACAATGCGATGATATTCGTCGTCATGCGATTAAGCACTTATTCTCTCGTGAGAAAGATCCGATTAAGATTATTCAATTTAAAGAGATTTACGAAGAGCTTGAAGAAGTAGCTGATAGCTGTCAAAGCGTTGCAAACGTATTAGAAACAATTATTATGAAGAACGCGTAA
- a CDS encoding tyrosine-type recombinase/integrase produces the protein MKQAGQPIQNEKQLETIKNILLQSSKRDGLLFVLAVNSGLKVSEILQLKVSDVIDENENVRHSILFYNEKVKKHKWFAVNEDLQHAIEDYMKERKTWKRNEPLLKSQKGTKSITRQHAWYILNKAAKEVGLEGISSHTLRKTWGYCAYKSGVDIAFLQHFFDHSTPSKTLKYIGIA, from the coding sequence ATGAAACAAGCAGGACAACCTATTCAAAACGAAAAACAATTAGAAACTATCAAAAATATACTTTTACAATCTTCGAAACGCGATGGCTTATTATTCGTATTAGCTGTAAATTCTGGCTTAAAAGTAAGTGAAATCTTACAATTAAAAGTTAGTGATGTAATCGATGAAAATGAAAATGTTCGCCATTCCATTTTATTTTACAATGAAAAAGTGAAGAAACATAAATGGTTTGCTGTAAATGAAGACTTACAGCACGCAATCGAAGACTACATGAAAGAACGTAAAACTTGGAAACGTAATGAACCATTGTTAAAATCTCAAAAAGGAACAAAATCTATTACGAGACAACATGCATGGTACATTTTAAACAAAGCTGCAAAAGAAGTTGGATTAGAAGGGATTAGCTCACATACACTTCGAAAAACTTGGGGCTATTGTGCATACAAATCAGGTGTTGATATTGCATTTTTACAACACTTCTTTGATCACAGTACTCCATCAAAAACTTTAAAGTATATCGGTATTGCTTAA
- a CDS encoding inorganic phosphate transporter, producing the protein MDTLLILTVLVVICALAFDFINGFHDTANAIATAVSTKALKPRHAIIMAAIMNFLGAMTFTGVAKTITKDIVDPFALQNGSLVILAALLAAIAWNLITWYYGIPSSSSHAIIGSIAGAAIAAAGISSLNLKGFIKILEALIISPIIAFVIGYIVYSIFKVVFKNFNLTKTNKNFRIFQIFTAALQAYTHGTNDAQKAMGIITMALMANNYHTSSDIPFWVQLSCAIAMGLGTSVGGWKIIKTVGGQIMKIRPVNGVAADLSSSLVIFGATFIHLPVSTTHVISSSILGVGASHRVKGVKWGTAKRMLITWVITLPISASLAALFYYLLHFVF; encoded by the coding sequence ATGGATACACTCTTGATACTGACCGTTTTAGTAGTCATTTGCGCTTTAGCTTTTGACTTTATCAATGGATTTCACGATACAGCAAACGCTATTGCAACGGCTGTTTCAACGAAAGCTCTAAAGCCTAGACATGCAATTATTATGGCAGCTATTATGAACTTTTTAGGTGCAATGACATTTACAGGTGTAGCAAAAACGATTACAAAAGATATCGTTGACCCATTTGCTTTACAAAATGGTTCTCTTGTAATTTTAGCTGCTTTACTTGCGGCGATAGCATGGAACTTAATTACTTGGTACTACGGTATCCCAAGTAGTTCTTCGCATGCAATTATTGGCTCAATCGCAGGTGCAGCCATTGCTGCTGCTGGTATTAGCTCATTAAACCTTAAAGGATTCATTAAAATTCTTGAAGCTTTAATCATTTCACCAATTATCGCTTTCGTTATTGGTTATATCGTATACAGTATTTTTAAAGTGGTCTTTAAAAACTTTAACTTAACGAAAACGAACAAAAACTTCCGTATATTCCAGATTTTCACTGCAGCATTACAAGCCTATACACACGGTACGAATGATGCACAAAAAGCAATGGGAATCATTACGATGGCTCTTATGGCTAATAACTATCATACTTCTAGCGATATTCCGTTCTGGGTACAATTATCTTGTGCTATCGCAATGGGGCTTGGTACTTCTGTCGGTGGATGGAAAATTATTAAAACTGTCGGTGGACAAATTATGAAAATTCGTCCTGTAAATGGTGTAGCTGCCGATTTATCATCATCACTTGTTATTTTCGGTGCAACATTCATTCACTTACCGGTTAGTACGACGCACGTTATCTCTTCTTCTATTTTAGGGGTTGGTGCTTCTCACCGTGTGAAAGGGGTAAAATGGGGAACTGCAAAACGTATGTTAATTACATGGGTTATTACACTTCCTATTTCAGCTTCTTTAGCTGCTCTGTTTTACTACCTATTACATTTTGTTTTCTAA
- a CDS encoding DUF72 domain-containing protein, which produces MLFIGVTGWGDHNSLYIDSYENRNKLRTYSEYFPIVEVDSSFYAMQPARNYIKWAMETPKDFSFVVKAYQGMTGHMKGEIPFSTFDEMFDVYKQSILPLIEANKLKTILFQYPPWFDCKKKNVDFLRYTKEKMEGLPCAIEFRNQTWFYPEMRDKTLQFLEQEKWVHTICDEPQAGIGSVPLVLEVTNSDMALIRFHGRNVHGWLDKGENWRAVRCLYRYNNKELEEWIERLEQLKKKTKDIYVLFNNNSGGDAADNAKQLMKMMNITYGEPKPEQLNFFE; this is translated from the coding sequence GTGCTGTTCATTGGGGTGACAGGATGGGGAGATCATAATTCTTTATACATAGATTCCTATGAAAATAGAAATAAATTACGAACATATAGCGAGTATTTTCCTATTGTAGAGGTGGATAGTTCATTTTACGCGATGCAACCTGCACGAAATTATATAAAATGGGCAATGGAAACGCCGAAAGATTTTTCTTTTGTCGTAAAAGCGTATCAGGGAATGACAGGACATATGAAAGGTGAAATTCCTTTTTCTACGTTCGATGAGATGTTTGATGTGTATAAACAGTCTATTCTTCCTTTAATAGAAGCTAATAAATTAAAAACAATTTTATTTCAATATCCACCATGGTTTGATTGCAAAAAGAAAAATGTAGATTTTCTTCGATATACGAAAGAAAAAATGGAAGGTTTACCATGTGCAATAGAATTTCGAAATCAAACATGGTTTTATCCAGAAATGAGAGATAAGACGTTACAGTTTCTAGAACAGGAGAAATGGGTTCATACAATTTGTGATGAACCACAGGCTGGAATAGGTTCGGTGCCACTCGTGCTAGAGGTTACGAATTCAGACATGGCATTAATACGTTTTCACGGTCGAAATGTTCATGGTTGGCTGGATAAAGGGGAAAATTGGAGAGCGGTTCGCTGTTTATATCGCTACAACAATAAAGAACTGGAAGAATGGATTGAACGACTAGAGCAATTAAAAAAGAAAACAAAGGATATATACGTACTGTTTAACAACAATTCAGGTGGAGATGCAGCAGATAATGCGAAACAGCTTATGAAAATGATGAACATTACATATGGTGAGCCGAAGCCGGAGCAATTAAATTTTTTTGAATGA
- a CDS encoding DUF3924 domain-containing protein: MNTLTIELPQETAEKLDLLKQAYEKKTGASISKSTLVQTLISKEFIQAITPFDLQQFVNGKEQH, encoded by the coding sequence ATGAACACACTTACAATTGAATTACCGCAAGAAACGGCTGAAAAACTTGATTTATTAAAACAAGCTTATGAAAAGAAAACAGGTGCTTCTATTTCTAAGAGCACTCTCGTTCAAACACTTATCTCAAAAGAATTTATCCAAGCGATAACTCCTTTTGATTTACAACAATTCGTCAACGGAAAAGAACAGCATTAA